A segment of the Candidatus Pelagisphaera phototrophica genome:
GGGAAAGAAGCGCCTTTGATTAATACTCCGGTGTACCGTCAAAAATTGGCTGAATCATTGTCGTATTCCTTGACTTCGATTTTGATGGCAAGCCGGATCGTTTCTTCGGATCGATGATCAAAGCGGCTCTGATTGTAGGACTTGGTAGCTTCCTAGGCGGTGGGTTGAGATACCTTTCGGTTGCGTGGATAGAGCGCAAGGCGGACATGGATTTCCCGCTGGCAATACTATTGGTGAATATTACGGGTTCGTTTCTGATTGGGTTTGTGACGTCTGGATTAGAGCGGGCTTCCTTCGGGGGTGATTCCTTGATGCCCTTGTTTTTGACGGCTGGAATACTGGGAGGCTTCACGACTTTCTCCACTTTTAGCCTTCAAACCTTGAAGCTGGCCCAATCGGGCAACTGGAATTTGGCTTTTCTAAACGCATTAGCCAGCCTACTTTGCTGTCTAGTATCCGTGTTTACCGGACTTAAGGTAGGGCAACTGTTATTTCGTTAGCCTTTCCCGAGGCCCTCGATCGGTTCTGGGAGAGAGTGCGAGAGGATTGATGGGTTACACTTCGTCGATGATCTTGTCAGCCAGACCATAGGTGATTGCTTCTTCAGCAGTCATGTAGAAGTCGCGATCTGTATCCTCCTCTATTTTTTCGAGAGGTTGACCAGAGGCATCAGACAGAATCTTGTTTAGTCGGACACGAAGTTGTTCGAGATATTGCGCGTGGATGTGGATATCCACCGCAGGGCCCCTCAATTGGCCCGCTATTAAGGGCTGATGAATCATTACGTAGGAATGTGGATACAGGTAGCGATTCCCTTTCTTGGGAGCTGACAGCAATATCGATCCCATCGATGCAGCCATGCCGGTTACGATTACGGAGACCTCCGAAGAAATCATCTTGATAGTATCGTAAATGGCCATCCCGGCGGTAATAGAGCCGCCAGGGGTATTAACGTAAAATGTGATGGGTTCGCCAGGGGCATCGGCTTCCAGATAGAGTAGAGTTTCCGTAATCTCCTTCGCGGATTCATCAGAAACCTCACCCCACAGGAATATCTTCCTTTCTTTGAGGAATTTCCTTTGGATGGTCGATCCTACTGGGGACTCTTGTGGTTTTTCGTCTTTGTTCTCGGACATGGAAAATTAGTGATTTGCGATTTTGTTGGTACTTTACAATTAAGGATTGTTAAGGAGTTCAACGGGAAACTAGGGCCCTTACGATATTCGA
Coding sequences within it:
- the crcB gene encoding fluoride efflux transporter CrcB is translated as MIKAALIVGLGSFLGGGLRYLSVAWIERKADMDFPLAILLVNITGSFLIGFVTSGLERASFGGDSLMPLFLTAGILGGFTTFSTFSLQTLKLAQSGNWNLAFLNALASLLCCLVSVFTGLKVGQLLFR
- a CDS encoding ClpP family protease; protein product: MSENKDEKPQESPVGSTIQRKFLKERKIFLWGEVSDESAKEITETLLYLEADAPGEPITFYVNTPGGSITAGMAIYDTIKMISSEVSVIVTGMAASMGSILLSAPKKGNRYLYPHSYVMIHQPLIAGQLRGPAVDIHIHAQYLEQLRVRLNKILSDASGQPLEKIEEDTDRDFYMTAEEAITYGLADKIIDEV